One genomic window of Sphingobacterium oryzagri includes the following:
- a CDS encoding outer membrane beta-barrel protein, protein MIRHYVFLLFCILSVSLHAQTKLSGKVTDVNDNQKLTNATLMLITAKDSILVDFTYADASGAFSMAQPDTGSYLLIASYPKYGDFYTEILPKKDYSNLFIELTSTAQLIEEVVVTGRIPIKINGDTTEYDAGSFTVEQNAKVEDLLKVLPGITVDAAGNITAQGKTVKRVLVDGEEFFGDDPTLVTRNIRSDMVDKVQVYEKKSEQAERTGVDDGQREQTINVKLKEDAKNGLFGKALLGGGTDEYYMGQVMVNKFKGSQKISAYSLFGNNATTSLGREDAEKFGGDSGVTYGDDGSTWFTNVQDPFSGQGVIGVPNAINTGVTFADQFKENKHKVNLNYKYGRLASDGEEETNMSGIINNNTLKRVDTKNDQHRVNLKYDLNLDSLNSLTIAGNATRKNLWADNTVASEQFTPNLDTAIVNNSQETSESDLTSFTLNALYTHKFMKKGRSLTFNGQVSRDENQGGGTLYSVVNNYLSGTDSITDQVKNRLQTTENQRASLTYTEPLTKAFNLSLGAGIERNQNASLVESFNRGVSGAYDELDVRFSNNYDFNRLSSNYKLALNYTSEKLRANLTNSFNNDALDQVNNYTNVALSRSFFTYNPSLNGSFSFTKSKVLWFNYNGRNQLPSLSQIQPILDNTDPLNRYIGNENLTPSFSNSFNMGYNSFKLLTGSYLYVGGNFVLQKDPITQNITTQNAVNVYEWSNIIGETNINASAWAGHYFKLNKDLGIGNSPQVSIGLNENYNYFNGELNKVNTTNYNFTYNILRDTKTGLNFNIDVSPQYRVMNSSLQTDVNSNGFVFGSSGSVEYFFSKTLKLYTNYNYTYEAPTQAFDQKFEQFLVHPGVSKKFLKNESLIVDFMINDVLNQNRGFSRSAVNSIFTQRRFDTIRRYYMVKVSWDFAKMFIK, encoded by the coding sequence ATGATCAGACATTACGTCTTTTTGCTTTTTTGCATACTCAGCGTTTCGCTGCATGCGCAAACTAAATTATCGGGGAAAGTGACCGATGTGAATGACAACCAGAAATTAACAAATGCTACACTCATGCTGATCACGGCTAAAGATTCTATCTTGGTCGATTTCACGTATGCTGATGCCAGCGGTGCCTTTAGCATGGCGCAACCCGACACCGGCTCGTATCTTTTGATCGCCAGTTATCCGAAATACGGGGATTTTTACACCGAGATTCTTCCTAAAAAAGACTATAGCAATCTTTTTATCGAGCTCACGAGTACCGCGCAGCTGATCGAAGAAGTGGTGGTTACGGGCCGTATTCCAATCAAGATCAATGGAGATACTACGGAGTATGATGCTGGGAGCTTTACCGTGGAACAAAATGCCAAAGTCGAAGATTTGCTGAAAGTATTACCGGGCATTACGGTCGATGCCGCAGGAAATATCACGGCACAAGGAAAAACCGTAAAGCGCGTTTTGGTCGATGGTGAAGAGTTTTTTGGCGACGATCCGACCTTAGTGACGCGCAACATCCGATCGGATATGGTGGATAAAGTACAGGTGTACGAAAAGAAATCAGAACAGGCGGAGCGCACAGGCGTTGACGACGGGCAACGGGAGCAGACCATCAATGTAAAATTGAAAGAAGATGCCAAAAATGGCTTGTTTGGTAAGGCTCTTTTGGGCGGCGGCACCGACGAGTATTACATGGGGCAAGTGATGGTCAATAAGTTTAAAGGCAGCCAAAAAATTTCGGCTTACAGCCTTTTTGGTAATAATGCGACAACAAGCTTAGGGAGAGAAGATGCCGAAAAGTTTGGTGGAGATAGCGGCGTAACCTATGGCGATGATGGCAGCACCTGGTTTACCAATGTTCAGGATCCGTTTTCTGGACAAGGTGTAATTGGTGTGCCGAATGCAATCAACACGGGGGTGACTTTTGCCGATCAGTTTAAAGAAAACAAACATAAGGTAAATTTGAATTATAAATACGGACGCCTTGCAAGTGATGGGGAAGAGGAAACAAATATGAGCGGTATTATTAATAACAATACCTTAAAGCGCGTAGATACAAAAAATGACCAACACCGCGTAAACTTGAAATATGACCTCAACCTGGATTCGCTGAATAGTCTGACGATCGCGGGAAATGCTACGCGTAAAAACCTCTGGGCAGATAACACCGTGGCATCAGAGCAGTTTACGCCAAATTTGGATACCGCCATTGTAAACAATAGCCAGGAAACTTCGGAATCTGACCTGACTTCATTCACCTTAAATGCTTTGTATACGCACAAGTTTATGAAAAAGGGACGTTCACTGACATTTAACGGTCAGGTAAGTCGCGATGAAAATCAAGGTGGTGGAACGCTATACAGCGTTGTGAATAATTACCTCAGTGGTACAGACTCGATCACCGATCAGGTGAAAAACAGATTGCAAACAACCGAAAATCAACGGGCTTCCCTAACGTATACCGAGCCACTTACGAAAGCATTCAACCTTTCCCTTGGTGCCGGAATAGAACGTAACCAAAATGCGTCTTTGGTCGAATCTTTTAATAGAGGTGTGTCGGGCGCTTACGACGAACTGGACGTTCGCTTTAGTAATAATTACGACTTCAATCGCTTAAGCAGCAATTATAAACTGGCCTTGAATTACACCAGTGAAAAATTGCGGGCAAACCTGACAAACAGTTTTAATAATGATGCCCTGGATCAGGTAAACAATTATACCAATGTAGCGCTTTCGCGTAGCTTCTTTACTTATAACCCCTCCTTGAATGGTAGTTTTTCATTCACCAAAAGCAAAGTGCTTTGGTTTAATTATAACGGACGAAACCAATTGCCGTCGTTAAGTCAAATTCAACCGATCTTAGATAATACCGATCCGTTAAATCGTTATATCGGAAATGAAAACCTGACGCCATCCTTCAGTAACTCGTTTAATATGGGGTATAATAGCTTCAAGTTGCTTACCGGAAGTTACCTTTACGTAGGTGGTAATTTTGTCTTGCAAAAAGATCCGATTACGCAAAATATTACGACGCAAAACGCGGTGAACGTGTATGAGTGGAGCAATATTATTGGTGAAACAAATATCAATGCAAGCGCCTGGGCTGGACATTATTTCAAATTGAATAAAGATCTGGGAATTGGCAATTCGCCACAGGTATCTATCGGATTGAATGAAAATTACAATTATTTCAATGGCGAGCTGAATAAAGTAAATACGACAAACTACAATTTCACTTATAACATTTTGCGCGATACCAAAACGGGCCTGAATTTCAATATAGATGTAAGTCCGCAATACCGCGTTATGAATTCCAGCTTACAAACAGATGTAAATAGCAACGGCTTTGTATTTGGGTCGAGCGGCAGCGTAGAATACTTTTTTTCAAAGACGTTGAAATTATATACCAACTACAATTACACCTATGAAGCGCCAACGCAGGCATTCGATCAAAAGTTTGAGCAGTTTTTAGTGCACCCTGGGGTCAGCAAGAAGTTTCTGAAAAACGAATCGTTGATTGTTGATTTTATGATTAATGATGTGCTCAATCAAAACAGAGGATTTAGTCGTTCGGCCGTTAACTCCATCTTTACACAGCGACGTTTTGATACCATACGTCGTTATTACATGGTGAAAGTATCTTGGGATTTTGCAAAAATGTTTATTAAATAG
- the metA gene encoding homoserine O-acetyltransferase MetA, producing MPVKIPNNLPAIELLKKENIFVMSDLRANAQDIRAMRMLILNLMPLKISTETDFVRLLSNTPLQVEVEFLRLDTHTPKNTPEEHLEMFYKGFSEIRENNYDGMIITGAPVEMMKFEEVSYWNEITQIFDWAKTHVTSTLYICWASQAALYHFYGVEKVPLNNKLFGVFKHHATEKKNPLFRGFDDEFYIPHSRHTTILKEDLIAKEEISVLSESEEAGLAILSSRGGREFYLTGHSEYAPLTLHDEYVRDMEKGNTIAPPHNYYAQDNPQHSPVVRWTGHANLLFNNWLNYFVYQETPFDLAEVPLLGEIKNNG from the coding sequence ATGCCTGTCAAAATACCTAACAATTTACCAGCCATAGAGCTTTTAAAGAAAGAGAATATTTTTGTGATGAGTGATCTGCGTGCCAATGCGCAAGATATTCGTGCCATGCGTATGCTTATTCTGAACTTGATGCCATTGAAGATTTCGACAGAAACGGATTTCGTACGCTTGCTTTCCAACACGCCCCTGCAGGTAGAGGTCGAGTTTTTGCGGCTTGATACGCATACGCCAAAAAATACACCCGAGGAACATCTGGAAATGTTTTACAAAGGTTTTAGTGAGATTCGGGAGAACAATTACGACGGCATGATTATCACCGGAGCTCCTGTGGAGATGATGAAATTTGAAGAAGTGAGCTATTGGAATGAGATTACGCAGATTTTTGATTGGGCAAAAACACATGTAACCTCTACATTGTATATCTGTTGGGCTTCTCAAGCGGCGCTCTATCACTTTTATGGCGTAGAAAAGGTGCCGTTGAACAATAAGTTGTTTGGTGTATTTAAACATCATGCAACAGAAAAGAAAAATCCATTGTTCCGAGGCTTTGACGACGAGTTTTATATACCACATAGCCGGCATACTACAATTTTAAAAGAAGATTTAATAGCCAAAGAAGAGATTAGTGTTCTTTCCGAATCAGAAGAGGCTGGTCTTGCCATTTTATCTTCCCGTGGTGGACGCGAGTTTTATTTGACCGGGCATTCGGAGTATGCGCCGTTGACACTACATGATGAGTATGTGCGTGATATGGAAAAAGGTAATACGATCGCGCCGCCGCATAACTATTATGCACAAGATAATCCTCAGCATTCGCCGGTAGTGCGCTGGACAGGTCACGCGAATTTGTTGTTTAACAACTGGCTGAACTATTTTGTTTATCAAGAAACCCCGTTTGACTTGGCAGAGGTTCCGCTGCTGGGCGAAATTAAAAATAATGGTTGA
- a CDS encoding SH3 domain-containing protein — protein sequence METKYGFTKMSIDEFISWMQQVSISRTILAVQQHHTYLPDYTHFDGSNHFERQKAMKDYHVLNNGWNDIGQHFTIFPDGSILTGRGLEKAPACIYGQNAHAICLENLGNFDIGHDQMTTWQQASIVAVTAALCTRFNLRPSIETIVYHHWFDLTSGARNNGTRNNKSCPGTGFFGGNKVADCQANFIPLIQSKLAGHVMREDTSDVQSYVAVTASALRVRSGPSTQHRVASDVSSAQYGAILRVYEQQGDWLKISKSKQHWVSERYTVLVERAIVSADVLRVRSGPGTSFAAVDNRYKGEVVFVSRSEGQWCRIALDDRWVNGASLEMD from the coding sequence ATGGAAACCAAATACGGATTTACCAAAATGTCGATCGATGAATTTATCAGCTGGATGCAACAAGTATCGATATCACGCACCATTTTAGCCGTCCAGCAACATCATACCTATTTGCCTGATTATACCCATTTTGACGGAAGTAATCATTTTGAACGCCAAAAAGCGATGAAAGATTATCATGTGCTAAATAACGGCTGGAATGATATTGGTCAGCATTTTACGATTTTCCCGGATGGTAGCATCCTAACGGGTCGTGGCTTGGAAAAAGCGCCTGCATGTATTTATGGGCAGAATGCGCATGCGATCTGCTTAGAAAATTTGGGGAATTTTGACATTGGTCATGACCAAATGACGACATGGCAGCAAGCAAGTATTGTGGCTGTTACGGCTGCGCTCTGTACACGTTTTAATTTGCGGCCCTCCATAGAAACCATCGTCTATCACCATTGGTTTGATTTAACAAGCGGCGCGCGGAATAATGGCACACGAAACAATAAATCATGCCCAGGGACAGGTTTTTTCGGTGGCAATAAGGTTGCTGATTGTCAAGCGAATTTTATACCGTTAATCCAATCCAAACTGGCCGGCCATGTTATGCGAGAAGATACTTCGGATGTACAAAGCTATGTGGCGGTAACGGCATCTGCCCTGCGCGTCCGATCGGGGCCAAGTACGCAACATCGTGTAGCTTCTGATGTTTCCAGCGCGCAATATGGCGCCATCCTGCGGGTGTATGAACAGCAGGGCGACTGGTTAAAAATTTCGAAAAGCAAACAGCATTGGGTGTCGGAACGTTACACCGTGCTCGTAGAGCGGGCTATCGTCAGCGCCGATGTACTCCGCGTCCGCTCCGGGCCGGGCACGTCTTTTGCCGCAGTCGATAACCGATACAAGGGTGAAGTTGTTTTTGTTTCCAGAAGCGAAGGCCAATGGTGTAGGATAGCGCTAGACGATCGTTGGGTTAATGGAGCATCTTTGGAAATGGATTAA